The bacterium genome includes a window with the following:
- a CDS encoding U32 family peptidase: protein MRRPPVGPRGPLPRAPRPAFPELLAPAGSAEAYYAAVDAGADAVYLGLGKFNARERAENFNLADLCRIRPHARARGVRLYVAMNTLLTEADLPEAIGLLHQVAPLRPDAIIAADLGLVRILHGFFPGIPVHMSTQAGCASAEAAEEFARMGASRVILERHLRKEEIARITERSPAGVEIFVHGSMCYSFSGKCFFSSYLGGKSGNRGVCVQPCRRLYGRGGDPEAIFSTRDLSLLPHLPDLVPLGITALKIEGRMRGAEYVAGVVSAYRAALDGIRAGNPAEGVAEGTRILSQVIGRETTPGLPGGARPGEVATGGESGNVGELIGTVAGVEDGWAFVPGAGAISPGDRMRAQFREDGAGRGFSAVDPRAEEGGLRVKVPFPVSPGDLLFRVGVAGRAEFTRLARKEMEATPSDGARFLVSVSPGTVTVRASYGIEEKTYVYRISGPPGGPAGTVPPDGERQLADAYRGDLPLAGVRVEIHGGPGAWRDVRTLFLQAARQFDREFYLAGKRRRVEILPTLRVSGSRPEEGPGTVIFAGCRPEQLPHLPRTPEVVPVVEYTRSLARDPSPAARYARTGGFLRLPSPMLESDAAFLRRTVTDAIRKGFTRWVVSDAGHFRLFAPAPLRRQVTLISDHYLYAFNMAALAALSRMGAARMILPVEATVPALRDVGRFLYGLGIAVAYGPVPLMISRLLPAGGVRGGEVESPRAERFRVTADEHGSVVLPAEPFSASGSLHVLREAGIRDFFADLRGLGPAEIADVLSALFADRGIPGTSTFNLLRRNY, encoded by the coding sequence GTGCGCCGGCCTCCGGTCGGCCCGCGGGGTCCGCTTCCCCGCGCCCCGCGCCCGGCGTTCCCGGAGCTCCTCGCGCCCGCCGGGTCCGCGGAAGCGTATTACGCCGCCGTCGACGCCGGGGCCGACGCCGTCTACCTGGGCCTCGGGAAGTTCAACGCCCGCGAGCGGGCGGAGAACTTCAACCTCGCGGACCTTTGCCGGATCCGTCCCCACGCCCGCGCCCGCGGCGTCCGGCTGTACGTCGCGATGAACACCCTTCTCACCGAGGCGGACCTCCCGGAGGCGATCGGCCTGCTTCACCAGGTCGCGCCGCTTCGGCCCGACGCGATCATCGCGGCGGATCTCGGGCTGGTGCGGATCCTCCACGGATTCTTCCCGGGAATCCCCGTGCACATGAGCACGCAGGCCGGCTGCGCCTCGGCGGAGGCGGCGGAGGAGTTCGCACGGATGGGGGCGTCCCGCGTCATCCTCGAACGCCACCTGCGGAAGGAGGAGATCGCCCGGATCACGGAGCGCTCTCCCGCGGGCGTGGAGATCTTCGTCCACGGATCGATGTGCTACTCCTTCTCGGGAAAATGCTTCTTCTCCTCGTACCTGGGCGGAAAGAGCGGAAACCGCGGGGTATGCGTCCAGCCGTGCCGGCGCCTGTACGGCCGCGGGGGGGATCCGGAAGCGATCTTCTCCACCCGCGACCTGTCCCTTCTCCCGCACCTCCCGGACCTCGTTCCCCTCGGGATCACCGCGCTGAAGATCGAGGGGCGGATGCGGGGGGCGGAGTACGTGGCCGGCGTCGTGTCGGCGTACCGGGCGGCCCTCGACGGGATCCGCGCGGGGAACCCGGCGGAGGGGGTGGCCGAGGGGACGCGGATCCTCTCCCAGGTCATCGGACGGGAGACGACCCCCGGGCTGCCGGGCGGGGCGCGCCCGGGCGAGGTGGCGACGGGAGGCGAATCGGGGAACGTCGGGGAGCTGATCGGGACGGTGGCGGGCGTCGAGGACGGCTGGGCGTTCGTTCCGGGCGCGGGGGCGATCTCCCCGGGGGACCGGATGCGCGCGCAGTTCCGGGAGGACGGGGCGGGACGTGGCTTCTCCGCGGTCGACCCGCGGGCCGAGGAGGGGGGGCTGCGGGTCAAGGTGCCGTTTCCCGTCTCGCCCGGCGACCTGCTGTTCCGCGTCGGGGTGGCGGGCCGCGCGGAGTTTACCCGGCTTGCCCGCAAGGAGATGGAGGCGACGCCGTCGGACGGCGCCCGCTTCCTGGTTTCCGTCTCCCCGGGGACGGTGACGGTCAGGGCGTCCTACGGAATCGAGGAGAAGACGTACGTGTACCGCATCTCGGGTCCGCCCGGCGGCCCGGCCGGGACCGTGCCTCCGGACGGGGAGCGACAGCTCGCCGACGCGTACCGGGGCGATCTTCCCCTGGCGGGCGTCCGGGTCGAGATCCACGGAGGTCCGGGGGCGTGGAGGGATGTGCGGACCCTCTTCCTGCAGGCGGCGCGGCAGTTCGACCGGGAGTTCTACCTCGCCGGGAAGCGGCGGCGGGTGGAGATCCTCCCGACGCTGCGGGTTTCGGGGAGCCGGCCGGAGGAGGGGCCCGGCACGGTGATCTTCGCGGGATGCCGCCCGGAGCAGCTCCCGCATCTTCCGAGGACGCCGGAGGTCGTCCCCGTGGTGGAGTACACCCGGTCCCTTGCGCGCGATCCGTCCCCGGCGGCGCGGTACGCCCGGACCGGCGGGTTCCTGCGGCTCCCTTCGCCGATGCTCGAGTCGGACGCGGCGTTCCTTCGCCGTACCGTGACCGACGCGATCCGCAAGGGGTTCACCCGATGGGTCGTGTCGGACGCCGGGCACTTCCGCCTCTTCGCGCCCGCTCCCCTGCGGCGACAGGTGACGCTGATCAGCGACCATTACCTCTACGCCTTCAACATGGCCGCCCTCGCGGCCCTGTCGCGGATGGGGGCGGCGCGGATGATCCTCCCCGTGGAGGCGACCGTCCCGGCGCTGCGGGACGTCGGGAGGTTCCTCTACGGGCTGGGAATCGCCGTCGCGTACGGCCCGGTGCCGCTCATGATCTCCCGGCTCCTCCCGGCGGGCGGGGTGCGCGGGGGGGAGGTCGAGAGCCCGCGCGCCGAGCGGTTCCGCGTGACGGCGGACGAGCACGGTTCGGTCGTTCTGCCCGCGGAGCCGTTCTCCGCGTCCGGGTCGCTCCACGTGCTGCGGGAGGCGGGGATCCGGGATTTCTTCGCCGACCTCCGGGGGCTCGGCCCGGCGGAGATCGCGGACGTGCTGTCGGCGCTGTTCGCCGACCGCGGGATCCCCGGGACGTCGACCTTCAACCTCCTCCGGCGGAACTACTGA
- a CDS encoding outer membrane protein transport protein, translating to MRGWKTVPVLVVLLFSASTSFAAGFRLPEAGVKAMGMGFAFTAQADDPSAIYFNPAGLTQLKGQNIMLGVTYVRENGGEFTGTTPLTGGASVSETQKDLNFYIPNAYYTRTTNSGNVSYGVGIFAPFGLGQEYKDKNASIFRNQITKIDLQTVVVNPTIAFKVGEILSVGAGIDWMYGTAELAKTPVVPGVGNLYNLDLDGDGDAWGYNLGLLLKPTANLRIGANYRSKFNLKIEDGDVEIRNINTTPFITNPVPPPDTLSAAQVFGGTSFDTKGNAKIYVPATFALGVAYTMGRLTVEADADWTFWDSFSSLPIDIRDNVGSLLPDTNAPKNWNNVVAFRVGAEYRVTDPLALRAGFVFDPSPVPAATMGPELPDADKLHYAVGAGYKIGNVTIDGALLYIDKKDRTVNNQNNTAGTGFNGTWTGDAWLAGLDVGYHF from the coding sequence ATGAGGGGATGGAAGACGGTACCGGTGCTGGTGGTCCTGCTGTTCTCCGCTTCGACATCGTTCGCCGCCGGGTTCCGGCTTCCGGAGGCCGGGGTGAAGGCGATGGGAATGGGGTTCGCGTTCACGGCGCAGGCGGACGACCCGTCCGCGATCTACTTCAACCCCGCGGGGCTCACGCAGCTCAAGGGGCAGAACATCATGCTCGGCGTGACGTACGTGCGGGAGAACGGCGGGGAGTTCACGGGGACGACGCCGCTGACGGGCGGCGCGAGCGTCTCCGAAACACAGAAGGACCTGAACTTCTACATCCCCAATGCGTACTATACGAGAACGACGAACTCGGGGAACGTCTCGTACGGCGTCGGGATCTTCGCGCCGTTCGGGCTGGGGCAGGAGTACAAGGACAAGAATGCCAGCATCTTCCGGAACCAGATCACCAAGATCGACCTGCAGACGGTCGTCGTGAACCCGACGATCGCGTTCAAGGTGGGCGAGATCCTCTCCGTGGGCGCCGGGATCGACTGGATGTACGGAACGGCGGAGCTGGCGAAGACGCCCGTGGTTCCCGGCGTGGGGAACCTCTACAACCTGGACCTGGATGGGGACGGGGATGCCTGGGGGTATAACCTCGGCCTCCTCCTGAAACCGACCGCGAATCTCCGGATCGGCGCCAACTACCGCAGCAAGTTCAACCTGAAGATCGAGGACGGGGACGTGGAGATCCGCAACATCAACACGACGCCGTTCATTACCAATCCGGTACCTCCTCCGGATACACTCTCCGCCGCGCAGGTGTTCGGCGGGACCTCCTTCGACACGAAGGGAAACGCGAAGATCTATGTGCCGGCGACGTTCGCCCTGGGCGTCGCGTACACGATGGGCAGGCTGACGGTCGAAGCGGACGCGGACTGGACGTTCTGGGACTCCTTCAGCAGCCTCCCGATCGATATCCGGGACAACGTGGGCTCTCTCCTCCCGGACACGAACGCTCCGAAGAACTGGAACAACGTCGTCGCGTTCCGCGTCGGCGCCGAATACAGGGTTACCGACCCGCTCGCGTTGCGGGCCGGCTTCGTCTTCGATCCGTCGCCGGTTCCCGCCGCAACGATGGGGCCGGAACTCCCGGACGCGGACAAGCTGCACTACGCGGTCGGGGCGGGGTACAAGATCGGAAACGTGACGATCGACGGAGCCCTCCTGTACATCGACAAGAAGGACCGGACGGTCAACAACCAGAACAACACGGCGGGCACCGGCTTCAACGGCACCTGGACCGGCGACGCCTGGCTTGCGGGGCTGGACGTCGGGTACCACTTCTAG
- a CDS encoding disulfide oxidoreductase, which yields MGKHPPIGPDTLVGDILRTYPALRGKVAELFGPECVSCRSNRRETVTYTSWHRGLDPEAVVRALNDALKGK from the coding sequence ATGGGCAAGCATCCGCCGATCGGGCCCGACACGCTCGTGGGGGACATCCTGCGCACCTACCCCGCGCTCCGGGGGAAGGTCGCCGAGCTGTTCGGCCCGGAGTGCGTGTCGTGCCGGTCGAACCGCCGCGAGACGGTCACCTACACCTCCTGGCACAGGGGACTCGACCCGGAGGCGGTCGTCCGGGCGCTGAACGACGCGCTGAAGGGGAAGTAG
- the fusA gene encoding elongation factor G, which translates to MASAGNLRNIGIIAHIDAGKTTFTERLLYYAGITHRMGEVHNGDSQMDYLPQERERGITITAAATHFSWLGAEVHLIDTPGHVDFTLEVERSLRVLDGAVAIFCGVGGVEPQSEVVWRQADRHGIPRLAFVNKLDRPGADFDRVVDDMARKLGARGVPLTVPLFEDGAFAAVADLVTMEKVSFSAEDQGAGVTRTPLPEADGLVCARYRETLLEAAADVDDAAAETYLAGETVPAPLLRAALRKGTLAGKIFPVFAGSALRNRGVQPAMDGIVQYLPSPEEAPPARGDDPLTGVPATRAPVRSAPFSALVFKVLQEEGRRTIYLRVYSGKAKEGDTLLNAATGQREKVARLFRMHAGKKERIDAAAAGDIVAARGIRFARTGDTLCDPAAPIVYESIEIRKPVVSVVVEPRTVREMDRLRELLAAMTDEDPTLSFREDADTGQILLSGMGELHLEIAIDRLAREHGMEVRKGNPQVLYRETVASATRAESVFEREIAERQVKVVTVVAVSPAPRGSGVRISDGFRLLGLPPDVADGAEMGLREGAFFGALGYPVDDVTIELSRLEFLSGVPSPMAAKVSAAKAFHEAYEKGKPYLLEPVMAVEIVVPDEFLGGVIGDVNARRGKVASVDRRPGGSFLSAAIPLKEMFGYVTTLRSLSQGRGNYTMKFSHYDKG; encoded by the coding sequence GTGGCGTCCGCCGGGAATCTCCGCAACATCGGGATCATCGCGCACATCGACGCGGGGAAGACGACCTTCACCGAGCGGCTCCTCTACTACGCCGGGATCACCCACCGGATGGGGGAGGTCCACAACGGCGACTCCCAGATGGATTACCTGCCGCAGGAGAGGGAGCGGGGGATCACGATCACCGCGGCGGCGACGCACTTCTCGTGGCTGGGGGCCGAGGTCCACCTGATCGACACGCCGGGCCACGTCGATTTCACCCTCGAGGTGGAGCGGTCGCTCCGGGTGCTGGACGGCGCGGTGGCGATTTTCTGCGGCGTGGGGGGCGTGGAGCCGCAATCGGAGGTCGTCTGGCGACAGGCCGACCGGCACGGGATCCCGCGGCTGGCGTTCGTCAACAAGCTCGACCGGCCCGGGGCCGACTTCGACCGCGTGGTCGACGACATGGCGCGCAAGCTCGGCGCCCGCGGCGTTCCGCTGACCGTTCCGCTCTTCGAGGACGGGGCGTTTGCCGCGGTGGCCGATCTCGTGACGATGGAGAAGGTTTCGTTCTCCGCGGAAGACCAGGGGGCGGGGGTGACCCGGACGCCCCTCCCCGAAGCGGACGGCCTGGTGTGCGCCCGGTACCGCGAGACGCTGCTCGAGGCGGCGGCCGACGTCGACGACGCGGCGGCGGAGACGTACCTCGCGGGGGAGACGGTCCCGGCGCCGCTGCTGCGGGCCGCCCTGCGGAAGGGGACGCTGGCCGGGAAGATCTTCCCCGTCTTCGCGGGCTCCGCGCTGCGCAACCGGGGGGTCCAGCCGGCGATGGACGGGATCGTCCAATACCTCCCCTCGCCGGAGGAGGCCCCGCCCGCCCGGGGCGACGATCCCCTGACCGGCGTGCCCGCCACGCGTGCGCCGGTCCGGTCCGCCCCGTTCTCGGCCCTCGTGTTCAAGGTCCTCCAGGAGGAGGGACGCCGCACCATCTATCTCCGCGTCTATTCGGGGAAGGCGAAGGAGGGGGACACGCTGCTGAACGCCGCCACCGGGCAGAGGGAGAAGGTGGCGCGCCTGTTCCGGATGCACGCAGGGAAGAAGGAGAGGATCGACGCGGCGGCGGCGGGGGACATCGTCGCGGCGCGCGGGATCCGGTTCGCGCGCACGGGGGACACGCTGTGCGACCCCGCGGCGCCGATCGTCTACGAGTCGATCGAGATCCGCAAGCCGGTCGTGTCGGTCGTCGTCGAGCCGAGGACGGTGCGGGAGATGGACCGCCTCCGGGAGCTCCTCGCCGCGATGACGGACGAGGACCCGACGCTGTCGTTCCGCGAGGACGCCGACACCGGGCAGATCCTCCTTTCCGGGATGGGGGAGCTCCACCTGGAGATCGCGATCGACCGCCTGGCGCGGGAGCACGGCATGGAGGTGCGCAAGGGGAACCCGCAGGTGCTCTACCGGGAGACGGTGGCGTCGGCGACGCGCGCGGAGAGCGTCTTCGAGCGGGAGATCGCGGAACGCCAGGTGAAGGTGGTGACCGTGGTGGCCGTGTCGCCCGCCCCCCGCGGCTCCGGCGTGCGGATCTCCGACGGGTTCCGCCTGCTCGGACTGCCGCCGGACGTGGCCGACGGCGCGGAAATGGGGCTGCGGGAGGGGGCGTTCTTCGGCGCCCTCGGCTATCCGGTGGACGATGTGACGATCGAGCTTTCCCGGCTCGAGTTCCTCTCCGGCGTCCCCTCGCCGATGGCGGCGAAGGTGTCCGCCGCCAAGGCGTTCCACGAGGCGTACGAGAAGGGGAAGCCGTACCTGCTCGAGCCGGTGATGGCGGTCGAGATCGTCGTGCCGGACGAGTTCCTGGGGGGGGTGATCGGCGACGTCAACGCCCGGCGCGGCAAGGTCGCCTCGGTCGACCGGCGCCCCGGGGGGAGCTTCCTGTCGGCGGCGATCCCGCTCAAGGAGATGTTCGGCTACGTCACCACCCTGCGCTCGCTGTCCCAGGGGCGGGGGAACTACACGATGAAATTTTCCCATTACGACAAGGGATGA
- a CDS encoding LemA family protein yields MAYIPLVLLVVIVAWFVAAYNKLVRFRNQVRNAWHQIDVQLKRRYDLIPNLVEVVKDYMAYEQETLTKVIEARGAALSAKGPAAQAKAEGVLTETLKSLFAVVERYPELKANQNVASLQEELTGTENKISFARQFYNDSVMAYNNAIQSIPTNFIAAFFNFAQEAYFETEPESRAVPKASLR; encoded by the coding sequence ATGGCGTACATTCCGCTGGTATTGCTGGTGGTCATCGTCGCCTGGTTCGTCGCCGCCTACAACAAGCTCGTCCGCTTTCGCAACCAGGTCAGGAACGCCTGGCATCAGATCGACGTGCAGCTGAAACGCCGGTATGACCTCATCCCGAACCTGGTGGAGGTCGTGAAGGATTACATGGCGTACGAACAGGAGACGCTCACCAAGGTCATCGAGGCGCGCGGAGCGGCCCTGTCGGCGAAGGGGCCCGCGGCCCAGGCGAAGGCGGAAGGGGTCCTCACCGAGACGCTGAAGAGCCTCTTCGCCGTCGTCGAGAGGTATCCCGAGCTCAAGGCGAACCAGAACGTCGCCTCCCTGCAGGAGGAGCTGACCGGGACGGAGAACAAGATCTCCTTCGCCCGGCAGTTCTACAACGACTCGGTGATGGCGTACAACAACGCGATCCAGTCGATCCCGACCAACTTCATCGCCGCCTTCTTCAACTTCGCCCAGGAAGCGTACTTCGAGACGGAACCCGAAAGCCGGGCGGTGCCGAAGGCGAGTTTGCGGTAG
- a CDS encoding ferritin family protein — protein sequence MQLSADALKFLNLGIESEIAAYIFYKKAGGIVQDTGLKETLLKLAGDEKGHFLSLEDIYDRNVRSEMWAPYKDILAKEGLPDIDELVQETHKELLARIRGVSTKREVLEMALLLEKEAFTLFSDASAKMRDPELKKVFDFLTGFERNHVVLIEKELAAL from the coding sequence ATGCAACTTTCCGCAGACGCGCTGAAATTCCTCAACCTGGGAATCGAGTCCGAGATCGCGGCGTACATCTTCTACAAAAAGGCCGGGGGGATCGTGCAGGACACGGGGCTGAAGGAAACGCTGCTGAAGCTCGCGGGCGACGAGAAGGGGCACTTCCTGTCGCTGGAGGACATCTACGACCGGAACGTCCGGTCCGAGATGTGGGCGCCCTACAAGGACATCCTGGCCAAGGAGGGGCTTCCGGACATCGACGAGCTCGTGCAGGAGACGCACAAGGAGCTGCTCGCCCGGATCCGGGGAGTCTCGACGAAGCGCGAGGTGCTCGAGATGGCGCTGTTGCTGGAGAAGGAGGCGTTCACCCTCTTCAGCGACGCGTCGGCGAAGATGCGGGACCCGGAACTCAAGAAGGTGTTCGACTTTCTCACGGGGTTCGAGCGGAACCACGTGGTGCTGATCGAGAAGGAACTCGCCGCGCTCTGA
- a CDS encoding DUF1926 domain-containing protein yields the protein MTVPIPAPSRRALLLCLHNHQPVGNFDSVIEGAARDAYLPFLQTLADFPSVKVTIHFSGFLLRWLADRSPDTFSLLKLLSDRGQAEVLGGGMYEPVLTLLPERDRSGQIEALAAEVKRLFGKAPEGIWLAERVWEPDLAATLEAAGVKYLPVDDYHFVRAGCSPGELDGVYLTEYNGAAVRVFPGSERLRYLIPFGDVGETLREIERLTSRAVPYPAAIFADDGEKFGVWPGTHRSVYGEGWLRRFFQGVAERADWLTTMTFGEYAAVAPPRGTVYLPTCSYAEMGEWTLPPGPAARFGDLLHELRSGKMAEMKPFLQGGYFRNFLRKYDESNQLHKRMLWVSERVATAGRKAPVRGRAARDFLYRSQSNDVYWHGVFGGLYLNHLREAAYANLLRAEAASDAVLHGEKERWTEAERGDIDRDGGEELLLKTSGLTLFAHAHDGGAVTEISLPRRAVALGHVLTRREEGYHEKFRRAAGSFDGSTSIHDAMVLKDPSVLSALGVDRWQRASFREAFYRDGDLPEAILSSAAAPRSFTAGREASVTVLRRGSRLSALFAVPLEGEGIALHLVKTLVLRGGGERFEARFRLENRGPEAASGWLCSEWNLNMLSGDGPDRYYEGMGEARALSSSGVAKGVRGFRVVDAWRNVAAAADLDRECVVLREPIETASLSESGAEKIHQGVCLRVLFPVRLEAGNHERYSILWSFKSVD from the coding sequence TTGACCGTTCCGATCCCCGCGCCGTCCCGGCGCGCCCTCCTCCTCTGTCTCCACAACCACCAGCCGGTGGGGAACTTCGACTCCGTGATCGAGGGGGCGGCCCGCGACGCGTACCTGCCGTTCCTCCAGACCCTCGCCGATTTTCCGTCGGTCAAGGTGACGATCCACTTCTCCGGCTTCCTGCTCCGGTGGCTGGCCGACCGGTCTCCCGACACGTTTTCGCTCCTGAAGCTCCTGTCCGACCGAGGGCAGGCCGAGGTGCTGGGCGGGGGGATGTACGAGCCGGTCCTGACGCTGCTGCCGGAACGGGACCGGTCGGGGCAGATCGAGGCGCTCGCGGCCGAGGTGAAACGGCTCTTCGGGAAGGCGCCCGAGGGGATCTGGCTCGCCGAGCGCGTATGGGAGCCGGATCTGGCCGCCACGCTCGAAGCGGCGGGGGTGAAATACCTCCCCGTGGACGACTACCACTTCGTGCGGGCGGGTTGTTCGCCCGGGGAGCTGGACGGCGTCTACCTCACGGAGTACAACGGCGCCGCCGTGCGCGTCTTCCCCGGGAGCGAGCGGCTCCGGTACCTGATCCCGTTCGGGGACGTGGGGGAGACATTGCGGGAGATCGAGCGGCTGACCTCCCGCGCCGTGCCGTACCCGGCGGCGATCTTCGCCGACGACGGCGAAAAATTCGGCGTCTGGCCCGGGACGCACCGCAGCGTCTACGGGGAAGGATGGCTTCGCCGTTTTTTCCAGGGGGTCGCGGAGCGCGCGGACTGGCTCACGACGATGACCTTCGGGGAGTACGCCGCCGTCGCGCCCCCCCGCGGAACGGTCTACCTGCCCACCTGCTCCTACGCCGAGATGGGCGAGTGGACCTTGCCGCCGGGACCCGCCGCCCGGTTCGGAGACCTGCTCCATGAGCTCCGCTCGGGGAAGATGGCCGAGATGAAGCCGTTCCTCCAGGGGGGATATTTCCGGAACTTCCTGCGCAAGTACGACGAGTCGAACCAGCTCCACAAGCGGATGCTGTGGGTGAGCGAACGGGTCGCGACGGCGGGGCGGAAAGCGCCGGTCCGCGGGCGTGCGGCACGCGATTTCCTCTACAGGTCGCAGAGCAACGACGTCTACTGGCACGGCGTCTTCGGGGGGCTCTACCTCAACCACCTGCGCGAGGCGGCGTACGCGAACCTCCTCCGCGCCGAGGCGGCGTCGGACGCGGTTCTGCACGGGGAGAAGGAGCGGTGGACCGAGGCGGAGCGCGGGGACATCGACCGCGACGGCGGGGAGGAACTGCTCCTGAAGACCTCGGGGCTGACCCTGTTCGCGCACGCCCACGACGGCGGGGCGGTGACGGAGATCTCCCTCCCCCGGCGCGCGGTGGCGCTCGGGCACGTGCTGACACGGCGGGAGGAGGGGTACCACGAGAAGTTCCGCCGGGCGGCCGGGTCGTTCGACGGGTCCACGAGCATTCACGACGCCATGGTGTTGAAGGACCCGTCGGTCCTTTCCGCCCTCGGGGTCGACCGGTGGCAGCGGGCTTCCTTCCGGGAGGCGTTTTACCGCGACGGGGATCTCCCCGAGGCGATCCTCTCGAGCGCGGCCGCCCCCCGCAGTTTCACCGCGGGTCGCGAGGCGTCCGTCACGGTCCTGCGGAGGGGGAGCCGCCTCTCCGCGCTGTTCGCGGTTCCCCTCGAAGGGGAGGGGATCGCTCTCCACCTGGTGAAGACCCTGGTTCTGCGCGGGGGCGGAGAGCGGTTCGAGGCGCGTTTCCGGCTCGAAAACCGGGGCCCGGAGGCGGCGTCGGGATGGCTCTGCTCGGAGTGGAACCTGAACATGCTGTCGGGGGACGGGCCGGACCGCTATTACGAGGGGATGGGCGAAGCGCGCGCTCTCTCCTCCTCCGGGGTCGCGAAGGGGGTGCGCGGGTTCCGCGTCGTGGATGCCTGGCGGAACGTGGCCGCCGCGGCGGACCTCGACCGGGAGTGCGTCGTGCTTCGGGAGCCGATCGAAACGGCCTCCCTTTCCGAGTCGGGGGCGGAGAAGATCCACCAGGGGGTCTGCCTGCGCGTCCTGTTCCCAGTCCGGCTGGAGGCGGGGAACCATGAACGATATTCAATTCTTTGGTCGTTCAAATCCGTTGATTGA
- a CDS encoding PaaI family thioesterase, translated as MKTFDEELVKDRVNRFPFVKLMGMKLLSCSGGASVMRCRVRQALRNSGGTLHGGVLGTLVDMSVATALRSVLPLTSRMTTVEYKVNLLKPVTDGVITARGSVIRMGKTIAVGTTEIRNAAGDPVAFGSATFYILNVRSPGDTPGIMVATTGRPKPKATSILKGES; from the coding sequence ATGAAGACGTTCGACGAGGAGCTGGTCAAGGACCGGGTGAACCGGTTCCCGTTCGTGAAGTTGATGGGGATGAAGCTGCTCTCGTGCAGCGGCGGGGCGAGCGTGATGCGGTGCCGCGTCCGGCAGGCATTGAGGAACTCGGGCGGGACGCTCCACGGCGGGGTGCTGGGGACGCTGGTGGACATGTCCGTGGCGACGGCGCTGCGCTCCGTCCTGCCGCTCACCTCCCGGATGACGACGGTGGAGTACAAGGTCAACCTGCTGAAGCCCGTCACCGACGGCGTGATCACGGCGCGCGGCTCGGTGATCCGGATGGGGAAGACGATCGCCGTGGGCACGACGGAGATCCGGAACGCCGCGGGGGACCCGGTCGCCTTCGGGTCCGCCACCTTCTACATCCTGAACGTACGGTCGCCGGGGGACACTCCGGGTATAATGGTAGCGACGACGGGCCGGCCGAAGCCGAAGGCGACGTCGATCCTCAAAGGGGAAAGCTAA
- a CDS encoding M48 family metallopeptidase, translating to MISGIVTACPKCGGINRPGADRCYLCLEPLGARSGPGDPLPAPPPGGNALVGNASPPAEARIPLRPVPMLLFTEAARHNVRMSALLFVLLFAVFFLLGTAIGGAYGDPRIGIGLSFVLYGILGTTAYFSGSSIVLSIHGAREADGEEHRQLRNVVEEMAIAAGVPPPKTYVIPAGGMNAFAAGRRPEGACVAVTTGLVDRLNREELQGVIAHELAHIKSRDTLYNVCAAVLVGAVALLSDMFLRGAIWGRRGRTSSGRGGGGRGNAAFFVLALLLAVLAPLAAKILQMSISRQREYHADAAAAGFTRNPLGLASALAKIAAGGPGVPGENRGTQHLFIVNPLRAFGPGSSALMSTHPPTEARIQRLRAMGGVAVGGGAQ from the coding sequence GTGATCAGCGGGATCGTCACTGCGTGCCCGAAGTGCGGCGGCATCAACCGTCCCGGGGCGGACCGCTGCTACCTCTGCCTGGAGCCGCTCGGAGCGCGTTCCGGCCCGGGCGATCCTCTCCCTGCTCCTCCACCCGGTGGAAACGCCCTCGTCGGAAACGCCTCCCCCCCGGCGGAGGCCCGTATCCCCCTGCGGCCGGTCCCCATGCTGCTCTTCACCGAGGCGGCCCGTCACAACGTCCGGATGTCGGCGCTCCTCTTCGTTCTCCTCTTCGCCGTTTTCTTCCTTCTCGGGACCGCGATCGGGGGCGCCTACGGGGATCCGCGGATCGGGATCGGGCTCTCCTTCGTGCTGTACGGCATCCTCGGGACGACGGCGTACTTCAGCGGCTCCTCGATCGTGCTGTCGATCCACGGGGCACGGGAAGCGGACGGGGAAGAGCACCGGCAGCTGCGCAACGTCGTCGAGGAGATGGCGATCGCGGCCGGCGTGCCGCCCCCGAAGACCTACGTGATCCCGGCAGGCGGGATGAACGCCTTCGCCGCCGGGCGGCGCCCGGAGGGGGCGTGCGTCGCCGTCACCACCGGGCTCGTCGACCGGCTGAACCGGGAGGAACTCCAGGGGGTGATCGCGCACGAGCTCGCCCACATCAAGAGCCGGGACACGCTGTACAACGTCTGCGCGGCCGTCCTCGTCGGGGCGGTCGCCCTCCTGTCCGACATGTTCCTCCGGGGCGCCATCTGGGGGCGCCGGGGGCGCACCTCCTCCGGGCGCGGGGGGGGCGGCCGGGGGAACGCCGCCTTCTTCGTCCTCGCGCTGCTGCTGGCGGTCCTCGCCCCGCTCGCTGCGAAGATCCTGCAGATGAGCATTTCCCGGCAGCGGGAGTACCACGCCGACGCGGCGGCGGCCGGCTTCACCCGCAACCCGCTCGGCCTGGCCTCCGCCCTCGCGAAGATCGCGGCCGGGGGGCCGGGAGTCCCCGGGGAAAACCGCGGGACCCAGCACCTGTTCATCGTGAACCCTCTGCGGGCGTTCGGCCCGGGCTCCTCCGCGCTGATGTCGACGCATCCCCCCACGGAAGCGCGCATCCAACGGTTACGCGCAATGGGCGGAGTCGCCGTAGGAGGGGGGGCGCAGTGA